The stretch of DNA AGCTAAAGATTAAACCGTTTAATATGATCAAACAGTTTTTCATTTCTTAAGATAACCAGCTGCTTTTCGCCAAGCAGATCGAAATGAGGCCGGGATGGATTTCGCATATCGATCCATTCCGGTTTTAATCCGTACTGCCTCCCCCATTCCGCCAATTTCTCAGCATCTGCACAGCCTGCTTTTGTTACGGTCCGGCAATCCGGGAACCGCTCATCCTTCCAATAATGGGTTAAAAAGGCCACTTTGCCCCGTTCAATTTCCTCTTTCCACTTTTTCACTTCTTCCCGTTTTACTCCAAATGCCATTATTTTTCCTTCTTTTCTTTTTCATACACTTCATGCCACTCGGGAAAAGCTTTTTTAAATTTGACCGGGCGGAATGTTTCCTTGTCTACGACGGTATGTACGCTTGAGCCGATTACACAAACATCGCCTGCTTCGTTCACAATTTCGTAGCCGTATGTAGTGCGAATGCCTGTATGTGATTGGATCCATGTTCGAACAAGCGCCCTCTCTCCGTAACGAAACGGCCGCTTATAGGAAAGCTGGATATCGGTTACCGGGGAAACAAATCCGGCTCTTTCCATATCGGCGTAATGAAAGCCTAAATCTTTAATGAGCTGGGTTCGTCCAATTTCAAACCAAACAACATACTGGCCATGATACACAACCTGCATGGCATCGGTTTCCGCATATCGAACTTCTACTTGCGCTTCTGAAATAAACAAAATCAAAACTCCTTTAATAAAATCAAATTCTTTACCTATTTTACCATGTTTTGAACGGACGTTTATTCATTTTGCTTTTACGGGTACAGACAAAGAACGGATGAAAGAGGATGATTGGTTAATTGCATTTTTAAAGCAGAAAGAGAAAAACATGATATCCCTTTAAAAAAAACCCACAAGTACAGGTAGCAATCCTTACGATAAAGAAGCATAGATCAAGTGGGTGCCCTGCTTTAACATGAATTTGAGTAGATCAGCCTGACCTTCGTCGGTCACTGTATCCATTTGAGCAATACTTCTCCAGCCGAGAAGCATCGAAGCATTTTAATGATTGCCCATATGAACACTATTTTCCAAAAAGATGAAGCAGACAGGCGGCTCTTTAAAGTGATCGCCTCTCCTTCCTCTAAAGCTTTGATTAAAGACACGGCGGAAGGGAAAAATACATCCTGGCAGCAGAATGCGAGTACCCTTGCGAAGCATCGGCTGTATGTTTCCAGTAAAAGTGCCTATGCCGGCGTCGGGCCTGAGCTTGCCCGGAGTTGAAGAAATCGCTCGTAAAGTGATTAAGCCCCAGCAGTTAAGCGATCATTCAAACGGGCTGTCTGTCGATAGCGGATTAATTGAAGGCAGAACGTCCGCCAATGAAAAAACGGTGGTTTCCGCCCGGCTTTTAAAAGAAGTAAAAGAAACCGGCAAGCACATTTGTACTGGATATTGACGATGAGTATACAGGCGGCGCCTCAGACGCTTCTTTCGCTGCCGATAAGGACATTCCAGCAGCCAATAAAATGGCGCCTGTCGGTGAATTTTCACACGGTGAAACTGTTGAATATACCTTGACCGATTCACTGGTAGAGCAGACTGCTTTACTTGTATAAACGATTGAACGATTATTTTAAACTGACGGAGGATACCCATATGACAATAGATCACATTTGGAAAAATCAAAAAAACCATCTGCACAAGCAGCGCGCTCACGGATCAAAAGGAATGACAGCGAGCGCTACCGAAGAATCGTCCCTTATTGGCGTAGATGTGTTAGCGAAAGGCGGGAACGCCATGGATGCCCTGGTGGCTATGCAGTTCGCTTTGGCCGTATCTGAACCGTTTAACACAGGGCTTGCAGCCAGCGGCTTTATTCTTTATTACGATGCCGAAACGAAAAAAACGTCCGTTGTAAACGGACACTCGATTTCGCCGAAAGAAGCGCATAAAAATGTTTTCGTAGATGAGCATCAGGATGTGATTCCATTTTTAAAGCGCTCCACCCCTGGTACGGCTGTAGCGGTTCCCGGCATTTTAAGAGGAATAGAAAAAGCGTTAAATGAATTTGGAACCATGTCCTGGCAGGATGTAATTGCCCCAGCCGTTGATTTGTCCGAAAAAGGAGTCCGTGTGAATTCAACCTGGAATACAGGGCTGCAGCGCTTCAGCGACCGGCTTGGAGAGAAAGCGAAAGACTTTTTTTATCCAAACGGCGTGCCGCTTACTGAAGGGGAAATTGTCGTGAACGAAGACTTAACGAAAACACTTAAAATTCTGCAAGAGCACGGAGCAGATGCTTTTTACCAAGGGGAAATTGCCGATAAAATTGTCCAAACCGTTCAAGAGTTTGACGGTTTTATGGAAAAAGACGACTTGGCCGCTTATGAAGCAACTGTGTCTGAAGCGATCACCGGTACTTATAAGGGTTATACGGTTACGGTTCCTGCTCCGCCAAATGGCGGCGGCTTTGCTCTTCTTTATATGCTTAAACTGCTTGAAAAGCTGGATATCGGCCAATATGGCCTTCGTTCGTGGGAAAAATATTATCTTCTTGCTGAAGTGATGCGCATTATGACGGCTGATAAGCTTGCGTTCATGGGTGATCCTGCTTTTTACGATATCCCATTAAACGGCCTGTTAACAGAGGAATATTTAGAGGAGCGGTTGAAGCTGGTAAACTTTAAATTCCGGAATGAAGATGTAACGGAGGGCAATCCGTGGCCGTATGATGACAAAGAACCCCATCATAAAAACGCCAGCACGACAGATCCCGGACCGGATACCACTCATTTTATTGCTGTAGATGAAAAAGGCAACATCGCTGCCTGTACTTCTTCGTTAGAGCACTTCTTCGGCTCTGGTATTATGGTGCCCGGCTGCGGATTTTTATTAAATAATGATATGACTGATTTTGATCCGGATCCAGCCGGTTTAAATTCCGTTGAACCTGGCAAATATCCGGTCAGCATGAAGACGCCGACGATTGTTTTTAAGGACGGCGAACCGATTTTAACACTTGGCTCACCCGGCGGGCCAACCATTCCAGCATCCGTTTTACAGACGATGATCCATGTGCTTGATTTTGGCCTTGATTTAAAAGAAGCGATTGAAGAACCCCGCATTTATAACGGTACAGGACCGCTTATTTGGCAGGAAGAAGGCATCCCGGAAGAAGCAAAACAGACGCTTGA from Domibacillus sp. DTU_2020_1001157_1_SI_ALB_TIR_016 encodes:
- a CDS encoding thioesterase family protein, encoding MFISEAQVEVRYAETDAMQVVYHGQYVVWFEIGRTQLIKDLGFHYADMERAGFVSPVTDIQLSYKRPFRYGERALVRTWIQSHTGIRTTYGYEIVNEAGDVCVIGSSVHTVVDKETFRPVKFKKAFPEWHEVYEKEKKEK
- the ggt gene encoding gamma-glutamyltransferase, whose amino-acid sequence is MTIDHIWKNQKNHLHKQRAHGSKGMTASATEESSLIGVDVLAKGGNAMDALVAMQFALAVSEPFNTGLAASGFILYYDAETKKTSVVNGHSISPKEAHKNVFVDEHQDVIPFLKRSTPGTAVAVPGILRGIEKALNEFGTMSWQDVIAPAVDLSEKGVRVNSTWNTGLQRFSDRLGEKAKDFFYPNGVPLTEGEIVVNEDLTKTLKILQEHGADAFYQGEIADKIVQTVQEFDGFMEKDDLAAYEATVSEAITGTYKGYTVTVPAPPNGGGFALLYMLKLLEKLDIGQYGLRSWEKYYLLAEVMRIMTADKLAFMGDPAFYDIPLNGLLTEEYLEERLKLVNFKFRNEDVTEGNPWPYDDKEPHHKNASTTDPGPDTTHFIAVDEKGNIAACTSSLEHFFGSGIMVPGCGFLLNNDMTDFDPDPAGLNSVEPGKYPVSMKTPTIVFKDGEPILTLGSPGGPTIPASVLQTMIHVLDFGLDLKEAIEEPRIYNGTGPLIWQEEGIPEEAKQTLESMNYQFDSIALSIGNVQAILLNPKTGERIGSSDSSRPGIPASQDPE